The Panicum hallii strain FIL2 chromosome 9, PHallii_v3.1, whole genome shotgun sequence genome has a window encoding:
- the LOC112875886 gene encoding pentatricopeptide repeat-containing protein At2g22070-like, with translation MLISPRLAAPAASRGSPSSSLTTTSPSRLGIHGRSRSGLYVPADTASRHHRDRERPALHFASPVVSTSATSTSSSGPIDRQFDSDELRRLCRGPNPEAAVKLLDQMLRRGEAELEPDEQAALLQSCADARSLAVLRRAHRLLASSPSSAIPASILHGIATQYLKLGARGDARRVLEGPAPPPRRGKAGEDAAAQAKRREAYEKVRELHEQIRAAGYVPDTRHVLHDIDEGAKARALMYHSERLAIAFGLVSTPPGTPLRVIKNLRICGDCHNAVKLIAKVTGREIVVRDNKRFHHFKDGVCSCGDFW, from the coding sequence ATGCTGATTTCTCCGAGACTCGCAGCACCGGCCGCCTCTCGcggctccccctcctcctctctcaCCACCACCTCGCCCTCACGTCTCGGAATCCATGGCCGCAGCCGGAGCGGCCTCTACGTACCGGCCGACACGGCTTCTCGCCACCACCGCGACCGTGAGCGCCCGGCGCTCCACTTCGCAAGTCCCGTCGTCTCCACCTCTGCCACTAGCACCAGCTCGTCGGGGCCCATCGATCGCCAATTCGACAGCGACGAGCTCAGGAGGCTGTGCCGAGGACCCAACCCGGAGGCCGCCGTTAAATTGCTCGACCAAATGCTCCGACGAGGCGAAGCCGAGCTCGAGCCGGACGAGCAAGCCGCGCTCCTCCAGTCCTGCGCCGACGCGCGTTCGCTAGCCGTGCTAAGGCGAGCGCACCGCCTGCTCGCTTCCAGTCCCTCGTCTGCGATCCCCGCGTCCATCCTGCACGGGATTGCAACGCAGTACCTCAAGCTCGGCGCCCGCGGCGACGCCCGGCGCGTCCTCGAggggccggcgccgcctccgcggAGGGGGAAGGCGGGCGAAGATGCGGCGGCGCAGGCGAAGCGGCGGGAGGCGTACGAGAAGGTGCGGGAGCTGCACGAGCAGATCCGCGCGGCGGGGTACGTGCCGGACACGCGCCACGTGCTGCACGACATCGACGAGGGCGCCAAGGCCCGCGCGCTCATGTACCACAGCGAGCGCCTGGCCATCGCGTTCGGGCTGGTGAGCACGCCGCCGGGTACGCCGCTCCGGGTCATAAAGAACCTGCGCATCTGCGGGGACTGCCACAACGCCGTCAAGCTCATCGCCAAGGTCACCGGCCGCGAGATCGTCGTCAGGGACAACAAGCGATTCCATCATTTCAAGGACGGCGTCTGCTCCTGCGGAGACTTCTGGTGA
- the LOC112875887 gene encoding LOW QUALITY PROTEIN: BTB/POZ domain-containing protein At3g50840-like (The sequence of the model RefSeq protein was modified relative to this genomic sequence to represent the inferred CDS: inserted 1 base in 1 codon), giving the protein MANEGGAAGSGEEGGDSDGGGTWRVATRGNQMLRLDMDSMRNRVQELERECTSMRKAIEKMDRRGGAAADRGTPSAAAAADGRWGSXVTKRFGCKFPAQVCQSQQRTVVARPRRPRIEQSP; this is encoded by the exons ATGGCGAACgaaggcggggcggcgggctcgGGGGAGGAAGGCGGCGACAGCGACGGTGGCGGGACGTGGCGCGTGGCCACACGGGGCAACCAGATGCTGCGGCTGGACATGGACAGCATGCGGAACCGCGTGCAGGAGCTAGAGCGCGAGTGCACGAGCATGAGGAAAGCCATCGAGAAGATGGACCGGCGAGGCGGGGCAGCGGCAGATAGGGGAACACCGtctgcggcggcagcggcggatgGGAGGTGGGGCT AGGTGACCAAGCGGTTCGGGTGCAAATTCCCGGCGCAGGTCTGCCAGTCGCAGCAGCGGACGGTGGTGGCACGGCCTCGCCGGCCACGCATTGAGCAGAGCCCATGA
- the LOC112876887 gene encoding uncharacterized protein LOC112876887 produces MCMKTSGTGTTPSLPEADDKGCLPDLRDKLTLRMENPECQSSNKRSSFGNTPPGSHLVPRDNYFSFVLATPCPVPFFSSHLSSPFPSASVAPGSFRCCRPPPCRFPLLRAFLPASVPHPGDKLPLNSLPYREIKNGVLWGFRGKCWFRMLQNGVLDGMLKNGHEPTPENVRKYYM; encoded by the exons ATGTGCATGAAAACTTCAGGCACGGGCACAACGCCTTCTTTGCCTGAGGCAGACGATAAGGGCTGTTTGCCTGATCTGCGCGACAAGCTCACCTTGCGGATGGAGAATCCAGAGTGCCAGTCATCGAACAAAAG gtcaagcttcggcaacaccCCTCCAGGCA GTCATCTGGTTCCGCGCGATAACTATTTTTCATTTGTCCTCGCCACTCCCTGTCCAGTCCCGTTCTTCTCTTCTCATTTGTCCTCGCCATTTCCCTCAGCGAGCGTGGCTCCCGGGTCcttccgctgctgccgcccgccgccgtgccgattTCCTCTGCTCCGAGCGTTCCTCCCTGCCTCCGTCCCCCATCCAG GCGACAAGCTCCCGTTGAACTCGCTCCCTTACAGGGAGATCAAGAATGGCGTGCTCTGGGGTTTTAGGGGCAAG TGCTGGTTCAGAATGCTACAGAATGGTGTCTTAGATGGGATGCTGAAGAATGGTCATGAGCCCACTCCTGAAAATGTAAGAAAATATTACATGTAA
- the LOC112872575 gene encoding BTB/POZ domain-containing protein At5g66560-like, which yields MQGRRKTARAMARGEGREREQQQQQPAAASSKGQAWFCTTGLPSDVVIEVGDMTFHLHKFPLMSRSKKIHDLITNKESREANRRDTGGEPEEDAGEIREEEVEVVLEEDEEADVHRIRLPEFPGGAEAFELAAKFCYGVKLDLTPATAAPLRCAAERLGMSDDHSDDNLISRADRFISQTVLRNPRDAIRALKSCEGLLPLADNLGLVSRCVDAIAAKAAASTPTALFGWPIADDARASDRQRRKNSAAAGASWFDDLAGLSLATFTRVIAAMKEHGVGPEVIEGALIAYAKRSIPGLSRTGRHVGGGGATAAAAAPPSSDGDQKALLETVIANLPEETIKSSAHTGTAVGATAARVLFGLLRTANILHASEASRDMLERRIAARLPDAAVDDLLIPSYSYLVETLYDVDCVERVVRYFLEGRDVAEEGNEDECSEAETPGREACRRAMLAVGRLIDAYLGEIATDANLKPDKFCDLAWALPDGARVYDDGLYRAVDIYLKAHPGLSEEEKEKVSGVVDGRKLTLEACTHAAQNERLPLRTVVQVLFFEQLQLRRAIARTIMANEGGAAGSGEEGGDSDGGGTWRVATRGNQMLRLDMDSMRNRVQELERECTSMRKAIEKMDRRGGAAADRGTPSAAAAADGRWGSMVTKRFGCKFPAQVCQSQQRTVVARPRRPRIEQSP from the exons AtgcaggggaggaggaagacCGCGCGGGCGATGGCTCGGGGGGAGGGACGGGAgcgggagcagcagcagcagcagccggcggCGGCAAGCTCCAAAGGCCAAGCATG GTTCTGCACCACAGGATTGCCAAGCGATGTCGTGATCGAGGTGGGCGACATGACCTTCCATCTCCACAAG TTCCCGTTAATGTCACGGAGCAAGAAGATTCACGACCTCATCACGAACAAGGAATCACGCGAGGCCAACCGGAGAGACACAGGAGGGGAGCCAGAAGAAGATGCCGGGGAGATCAGAGAGGAGGAAGTGGAAGTGGTgctggaggaggacgaggaggcggACGTGCACCGCATCCGCCTCCCGGAGTTCcccggcggcgcggaggcgttCGAGCTGGCCGCCAAGTTCTGCTACGGCGTCAAGCTAGACCTcacgccggccaccgccgcgccgctgcGCTGCGCGGCCGAGCGCCTCGGCATGTCCGACGACCACTCCGACGACAACCTCATCTCCCGCGCCGACCGGTTCATATCGCAGACCGTCCTGAGGAATCCCAGGGACGCCATCCGCGCGCTCAAGTCCTGCGAGGGCCTCCTCCCCCTCGCCGACAACCTCGGCCTCGTGTCGCGCTGCGTGGACGCCATTGCCGCCAAGGCCGCCGCGTCCACGCCCACAGCGCTCTTTGGCTGGCCCATAGCCGACGACGCAAGGGCCAGCGACCGCCAGCGCCGCAagaacagcgccgccgccggagcctcCTGGTTCGACGACCTCGCCGGTCTGTCCTTGGCCACGTTCACCCGTGTCATTGCCGCCATGAAGGAGCATGGCGTCGGCCCGGAGGTTATCGAGGGGGCTCTCATTGCGTACGCCAAGCGGTCCATCCCCGGGCTGTCGCGCACCGGGCGGCAtgtcggcggcggtggcgccacGGCCGCGGCCGCAGCCCCTCCGTCGTCGGATGGGGACCAGAAGGCGCTTCTCGAGACCGTCATTGCCAACCTCCCTGAGGAAACCATCAAGAGCAGTGCCCACaccggcaccgccgtgggcgcCACCGCGGCGCGCGTCCTCTTCGGCCTCCTGCGCACGGCGAACATCCTGCACGCGTCAGAGGCATCCCGCGACATGCTCGAGCGGCGCATCGCCGCGCGGCTGCCGGACGCCGCCGTCGACGACCTGCTCATCCCGAGCTACTCGTACCTCGTGGAGACGCTCTACGACGTGGACTGCGTCGAGCGCGTCGTGCGGTACTTCCTGGAAGGCCGCGACGTCGCCGAGGAGGGCAACGAGGACGAGTGCAGCGAGGCGGAGACGCCAGGCAGAGAGGCTTGCCGACGGGCCATGCTTGCCGTGGGGCGGCTGATCGATGCGTACTTGGGCGAGATCGCGACAGATGCCAACCTGAAGCCGGACAAGTTCTGCGACCTCGCCTGGGCGTTGCCGGACGGCGCCCGCGTGTACGACGATGGCCTTTACCGGGCTGTCGACATCTACCTCAAG GCTCATCCCGGGCTGAGCGAAGAAGAGAAGGAGAAGGTGAGCGGCGTGGTGGACGGGCGCAAGCTGACACTGGAGGCGTGCACGCACGCGGCGCAGAATGAACGGCTGCCGCTGCGGACGGTCGTGCAGGTGCTCTTCTTCGAGCAGCTCCAGCTCCGTAGGGCCATCGCGCGGACAATCATGGCGAACgaaggcggggcggcgggctcgGGGGAGGAAGGCGGCGACAGCGACGGTGGCGGGACGTGGCGCGTGGCCACACGGGGCAACCAGATGCTGCGGCTGGACATGGACAGCATGCGGAACCGCGTGCAGGAGCTAGAGCGCGAGTGCACGAGCATGAGGAAAGCCATCGAGAAGATGGACCGGCGAGGCGGGGCAGCGGCAGATAGGGGAACACCGtctgcggcggcagcggcggatgGGAGGTGGGGCTCGATGGTGACCAAGCGGTTCGGGTGCAAATTCCCGGCGCAGGTCTGCCAGTCGCAGCAGCGGACGGTGGTGGCACGGCCTCGCCGGCCACGCATTGAGCAGAGCCCATGA
- the LOC112874092 gene encoding thioredoxin-like protein HCF164, chloroplastic, with protein sequence MASVSSSRCSGLLLPPSLAGARCCSRPSSSLRFRSRWARRRPGTIACVAPPDSAEQKTDEQTVKAESTEDEVKTTSTPQDAGLPALPNKDLNRRVALLSTLGAVALFASQRLNLNEASLKDIAANSVPYEEALSNGKPTVVEFYADWCEVCRELAPDIYQVEQQYKDRVNFVMLNVDNTKWEQELDEFGVEGIPHFAFLDKEGNEEGNVVGRLPKQYFLDNVVALASGDPNIPHARVVGQFSSAESRRVHQVADPRSHG encoded by the exons ATGGCGAGCGTGTCCTCCTCGAGGTGCTCCGGCCTTCTCCTCCCGCCGAGCCTCGCCGGAGCCCGCTGCTGCTCGCGTCCGTCGTCCTCCCTCCGCTTCCGTTCGCGGTGGGCCCGGCGCCGCCCGGGGACCATCGCCTGCGTCGCGCCGCCGGACTCCGCGGAGCAGAAGACG GATGAGCAGACTGTGAAAGCTGAGTCGACTGAAGACGAGGTTAAGACAACCAGCACGCCCCAGGATGCTGGACTTCCAGCTCTCCCAAATAAGGATCTCAACAGAAGGGTAGCATTACTGTCCACTCTTGGGGCAGTGGCTCTCTTTGCGTCGCAGAGGCTCAATCTTAATGAGGCATCTCTTAAAGATATTGCAGCCAATTCAGTCCCATATGAAGAG GCTCTTTCAAATGGCAAACCCACTGTTGTTGAGTTTTATGCGGACTGGTGTGAAGTTTGCCGAGAGTTAGCTCCAGATATCTACCAAGTTGAGCAACAATACAA GGACCGTGTCAACTTTGTCATGTTGAATGTTGACAATACAAAGTGGGAACAAGAGCTTGATGAGTTTGGAGTAGAAGGCATCCCTCATTTTGCCTTTCTGGATAAGGAAGGAAATGAGGAAGGCAATGTTGTTGGGAGACTCCCAAAACAGTATTTTCTTGACAACGTGGTGGCACTTGCTTCTGGTGATCCCAACATACCTCATGCACGAGTTGTGGGTCAGTTCTCAAGTGCTGAATCTAGGAGAGTTCATCAAGTTGCTGATCCCAGAAGTCACGGCTAG
- the LOC112874089 gene encoding allene oxide synthase 1, chloroplastic, producing the protein MATATYLSFSAPPSSCAGRQRRRQATRASASATDRPREVVSPKRRLPLRKVPGDYGPPVVGALRDRLEYFYGPGGRDGFFTARVRAHGSTVVRLNMPPGPFVARDPRVVALLDAASFPVLFDTSLVDKTDLFTGTFMPSTDLTGGYRVLSYVDPSEPNHGPLKALLFYLLSHRRQHVIPKFREVYGDLFGLMENELARAGKADFGQYNDAAAFSFLCQALLGRDPAESALQGDGPKLITKWVLFQLSPLLNLGLPKLVEDSLLHSFRLPPALVRKDYDRLADFFRDAARGVVDEGERLGVPREEAVHNIVFAMCFNSFGGMKILFPSLVKWLGRAGARTHGRLATEVRDAVRAHGGEVTMKALSEMPLVKSAVYEALRIEPPVAMQYGRAKRDMVVESHDYGFEVREGEMLFGYQPMATKDPRVFARPEEYVPDRFLGEDGARLLRHVVWSNGPETASPTLQDKQCAGKDFVVLIARLLVAELFLRYDSFDVQVGASALGSSVTITSLKKATF; encoded by the coding sequence ATGGCCACGGCGACCTACCTCTCCTTCtcggcgccgccgtcgtcgtgcgccggccggcagcggcggcggcaggcgacgcgggcgtcggcgtcggcgacgGACCGGCCGCGCGAGGTGGTGTCACCGAAGCGGCGGCTGCCGCTGCGGAAGGTGCCGGGCGACTACGGCCCGCCGGTGGTGGGCGCGCTCCGGGACCGGCTCGAGTACTTCTACGGGCCCGGCGGGCGCGACGGCTTCTTCACGGCCCGCGTCCGCGCGCACGGCTCCACCGTGGTGCGGCTCAACATGCCGCCGGGGCCCTTCGTGGCGCGCGACCCGCGCGTGGTGGCGCTGCTCGACGCCGCCTCCTTCCCGGTGCTCTTCGACACCTCGCTCGTCGACAAGACGGACCTCTTCACCGGCACCTTCATGCCCTCCACCGACCTCACCGGCGGCTACCGCGTGCTCTCCTACGTCGACCCCTCCGAGCCCAACCACGGGCCGCTCAAGGCGCTCCTCTTCTACCTCCTCTCGCACCGCCGCCAGCACGTGATCCCCAAGTTCCGCGAGGTGTACGGAGACCTGTTCGGCCTCATGGAGAACGAGCTCGCCAGGGCCGGCAAGGCCGACTTCGGCCAATACAACgacgccgccgccttctccttcctctgccAGGCGCTGCTGGGGCGCGACCCCGCCGAGTCCGCGCTCCAGGGCGACGGGCCCAAGCTGATCACCAAGTGGGTGCTGTTCCAGCTCAGCCCGCTGCTCAATCTCGGCCTGCCCAAGCTCGTCGAGGACTCCCTGCTCCACTCGTTCCGCCTCCCGCCGGCGCTGGTCAGGAAGGACTACGACCGCCTCGCCGACTTCTTCCGCGACGCTGCCAGGGGCGTCGTCGACGAGGGCGAGCGCCTCGGCGTCCCGCGGGAGGAGGCGGTGCACAACATCGTGTTCGCCATGTGCTTCAACTCCTTCGGCGGCATGAAGATCCTGTTCCCGTCGCTCGTCAAGTGGCTGGGTCGCGCCGGCGCGCGGACGCACGGGCGGCTGGCGACGGAGGTGCGCGACGCCGTGCGCGCGCATGGCGGCGAGGTGACCATGAAGGCGCTGTCGGAGATGCCGCTGGTGAAGTCGGCGGTGTACGAGGCGCTGCGGATCGAGCCCCCCGTGGCGATGCAGTACGGGCGCGCCAAGCGGGACATGGTGGTGGAGAGCCACGACTACGGGTTCGAGGTGCGGGAGGGGGAGATGCTCTTCGGCTACCAGCCCATGGCCACCAAGGACCCACGCGTCTTCGCGCGGCCAGAGGAGTACGTGCCTGACAGGTTCCTCGGCGAGGACGgcgcgcgcctgctccgccACGTCGTCTGGTCAAACGGGCCCGAGACGGCGTCGCCCACGCTGCAGGACAAGCAGTGCGCCGGCAAGGACTTCGTCGTCCTCATCGCGCGCCTCCTCGTCGCCGAGCTCTTCCTCCGGTACGACTCCTTCGACGTCCAGGTCGGCGCCTCCGCGCTAGGCTCGTCGGTGACGATCACCTCGCTCAAGAAAGCAACCTTCTGA
- the LOC112874090 gene encoding proteasome assembly chaperone 2, translating to MEFAVVKGESFSPSCPTLIMPALSIGNVGQLAVDLLISSARARRVAYLDEPSVLPCAGNDAFGPDAVGDLALALEAYESTSHGLAFIQQRSPVITGMMVSFAKNVADFISNIGKDHIVILSSLDSGKRRVIDASSDMQVYYLSSCNEDGSDPEYEKLGWKKLEEYDPSHKRWSCLTGLVEGGDFSEDMVNDTDEMTINDYYASLPFAALFSACKAKGLKVSCVLCYCSEGDNMPESFQLAEAVCKLLGHGPEKLHGNGSNGWTVPLSWKSIYGPPPDMSIF from the exons ATGGAGTTCGCCGTCGTCAAGGGGGAGTCGTTCTCGCCTTCCTGCCCCACGCTCATCATG CCAGCGCTGTCGATCGGCAACGTGGGCCAGCTCGCCGTCGACCTTCTGATATCCTCGGCGAGGGCGAGGCGGGTGGCCTACCTCGATGAGCCCTCCGTGCTGCCCTGTGCCGGCAACGACGCCTTCGGCCCCGATGCCGTGGGAGACCTCGCTCTTGCTCTGGAAG CGTATGAATCTACATCTCATGGGCTAGCTTTCATTCAGCAAAGGTCTCCTGTTATTACA GGCATGATGGTTTCATTTGCAAAAAATGTTGCTGATTTCATAAGCAACATTGGAAAGGACCATATTGTTATTCTTTCAAGTTTAGATTCTGGCAAGAGGAGGGTAATTGATGCATCGAG TGACATGCAAGTATATTACCTTTCAAGTTGCAACGAAGATGGTTCTGATCCAGAATATGAGAAATTGGGTTGGAAGAAACTTGAGGAGTATGATCCATCTCATAAACGTTGGAGCTGTCTTACTGGCCTAGTTGAGGGTGGTGATTTTTCAGAAGATATGGTTAATGACACTGATGAGATGACAATAAATGATTattatgcaagcttgccatttGCAGCACTATTCTCTGCCTGCAAG GCTAAAGGTTTGAAAGTTTCTTGTGTACTGTGCTACTGCTCAGAAGGTGACAACATGCCAGAATCGTTCCAGTTAGCTGAGGCAGTATGTAAGCTTCTAGGTCATGGCCCTGAGAAGTTACATG GAAATGGGTCAAATGGATGGACTGTTCCCTTGTCATGGAAATCAATCTATGGACCACCACCTGATATGTCTATCTTCTAG